One genomic segment of Ictalurus punctatus breed USDA103 chromosome 12, Coco_2.0, whole genome shotgun sequence includes these proteins:
- the LOC128634286 gene encoding uncharacterized protein LOC128634286: protein MDPTLQHLLETSLQQHAVTQQLAESLQVATQTLIAMRTETPAASTPLPDATSEIRRLLPPLGPEEDLEAYFETFESIACREGWDRDDWPRALGPLLTGEARTAYYALDPEEATDYLAMKEGVLAWCGRTPGRAATEFHRWVYRTGARPRCQMNALLRITKRWLRPDRHTASEVAEKVAVDRFLRALPRAERQAVGAHAPTTPQELLTALERTLATLELDSGEQQHLDRPLGAQGPRSDRQTRPCIWRNPQRAPTCEHPRDEPMPTEPEREAGRLLTKPWLAGCALHQQQPPEAPSVTVWVEGRPVTALLDTGSTVTLAQPSVLPEGRRPSGTLTVTCVHGDTREVPSAEVQIRSEASTWPLQVGIIPELPVPLLLGRDWPGFRVVPRAESWRPRRRGKGIPTRPAYLAQDDGEATSEGVVSADETAG, encoded by the exons atggaccccACCCTGCAACACTTGCTGGagaccagcctccagcagcacgccGTGACGCAGCAGCTCGCCGAAAGCCTTCAGGtcgccacacagacactgatcgccATGAGGACTGAGACCCCCGCCGCCTCCACGCCTCTCCCCGACGCAACCAGCGAGATCCGCCGCCTACTACCCCCCCTTGGCCCCGAAGAGGACCTTGAGGCGTACTTCGAGACCTTCGAGAGTATCGCCTGCCGGGAGGGGTGGGACCGTGACGACTGGCCCCGGGCCCTTGGTCCcctgctcacgggagaggcccgaacagcctactatgccctcgacCCGGAGGAGGCTACAGACTACCtggcgatgaaggagggagtcctggcgtGGTGTGGCCGAACCCCTGGCCGGGCCGCTACTGAATTCCATCGTTGGGTTTATCGAACAGGTGCTCGACCACGTTGCCAGATGAACGCCCTCCTCCGGATCACCAAACGATGGCTCCGACCGGATCGGCATACCGCCTCGGAGGTGGCGGAGAAGGTGGCGGTCGACCGTTTCCTGAGAGCGCTACcccgggcagagagacaggccgtGGGGGCCCACGCCCCAACTACGCCCCAGGAACTCCTGACTGCCCTGGAGCGAaccttggccaccctggagctcgactccggggagcagcagcacctcgatcGGCCCCTCGGTGCCCAGGGCCCCCGGTCTGACCGCCAGACCCGGCCCTGCATCTGGAGGAACCCACAGAGGGCGCCCACTTGTGAACACCCCCGagacgagcccatgcctacagagccggagagggaagccggccggctgcttacaaaaccatggctggcaggctgcgccctccatcagcagcaaccgccggaggcgccctccgtgacggtgtgggtcgaagggagaccggtaaccgccctactggacaccgggagcacggtgacccttgCCCAACCCTCCGTCCTGCCTGAGGGGCGCCGACCAAGCGGGACGCTTACCGTGACatgcgtccatggggacacccgggaggtcccctcagctgaggtccagatccggaGCGAAGCCAGCACCTGGCCCCTCCAGGTCGGAATCATCCCCGAACTCCCCGTGCCCCTCCTCCTGGGACgagactggccaggattccGGGTGGTACCGAGAGCCGAGTCCTGGAGACCGCGGCGGCGGGGGAAGGGGATCCCAACCCGGccggcctacctggcccaggacgacggagAGGCCACCTCAGAAG gagtcgtaagcgcggacgagaccgccggatag